GGGTCCCGGGGCTTATGGATACCAAGCACCAGGGATTTACCCACAGATGGACAGCGGTGGCCGTAGCAGTCAGTGGCCACAGCAGGCTAATCCCAACAGCTTTCCGCCCGCAGCTTTCACACCGCCTTCACTCCTGGGTccgtcctctgctgctccacctccgtTTCAGCAGGGAGGAGAACCTCCATCTTATACATCCCTTTTCCCCCATTCTTGATAAAATCTCACCAGCAGCAGATCATACGATAGAAGCTGAGTGTAAGTGCCTGATTGCTGTGCAGTTTGAGCTACAATATTTATACCAAAGTAAACATTCTCtgtttacaaataaataaatctcacATATGATTTTAATCAACTTGTTTGTGTATTCACAAGACTGTTGTGTGTCCTGTGACTGAACTAGTTTTCATATATCGTTTATGCAAACTTGACCATGGTGGCAACCAGAGGATACTGTTTTGAATGTAttgtaaaacacaataaaagcacaaatactgtatatggttTGTCTTTACAACTATTTTATAAAATAATAGTTCACAAGACAAATAGAAGCACATGTTTGAAACCATGAGAAATCATTAGTGTAGCAGGACTCTTCGAGCCTTCAGACAGCAATCAGACATTGTCCCATTAGCGtcacactgtgtgtctgactaAAACTGCCTAAGACTGAGAGTTACTTTGAAAACTATTTGACTCAGTAGCCTTACAACCAGAAATGCGGTCTAAAACGTTGCTATGCAAAGAAAAGGCCTCTGTAGTTCATGTGCAGAAAGGGTACAGCGCTCTTGTTAATTTTAAGCAAATTTAGAATTGCATTGTAGAAAAAGTcaagcacattttaaaatagCGTATTGTTTTGCATTCTTGTTCCTATCTGATGATAGAAAAACAACACGTGACCGCTGTGAAGCTGTCCAATTCCTCACAGCGAGGAGGGGCCGTCCTATTCAGCCCGGGCCCCGGTCCTCTCCTCATAACAGATTTATGATCTTTAAATCTAATTGGTAGTCCATGGAGCAGCCGCGCTCTCCTAGTCAACACACTGGGCCAGTGCCTTGTGTAGGACCTTTAGTTTTGAatcctaataataatattagtctTAATGCAGAGTAGAGAGTGGCTACGTGGTGATGAGTTGTGTGATCAAAACGCCTTATATCTGTAGGTAAATTACAGGTGGAGAGGAGCGGCAAACAAAATGTAAGTGATCCTAAAGGCCAAAGGCTTTCCGCGGATGCCACAGTGAACGCAGTCAGGCCGCTCGTGCGCCCGTGCGCTGCcgggcgggcgcgcgcgcgcacgcggagGGCGCCTCCAGGCTGACCAAGCACCCACCCACCCGCTTGCGCTTGCCGCGGGCGGACAGAGGCGCGCGGGCTGCCGAGGGTGTGTGCGTGGTGCGGAGATGGGTCGGAGGCTGCTCTGCGTCTGTCTGCTCGTCTGCGCCACCGTCTCAGGTAAAGTTCGGAGGAGGACTCGGTGAAGTCCGTCGACTCAGCGCGCCGTTTGTTGACACGCGCGGCAGACGACGGCCGAGATTGAAACGTGTCGTTCATTCAGAGATTTTTAAAGGGGACTCTTATTAAGTTGGACGCAGTAATGTGGTGGCGAGATGCGCTTCTTGGTTCATTTAGCGATTAAAACTAGCTGTAACACAGGCTAATTAACCAGTTAGGAGGACCAGGAGCAATTGTAGTATTTTCTACTTTTATAGTAAAAAGTAAGTCTTGTAGTCCTTTTGGTTGCCTTCATGAACACATTAAAGGTGCATAAATAAATAGGCGGTGCATTACGAAAAACAGTGTGAGCTCAAGCAAAAGTAAGTATTTTCCCTAGGTATAGTTCATGTAATACTTACACTACTGTAGTACACAGTACACTAAACACTAATGTAAGTACACTTATACACATCAATCTTTGTCACATTGTTAGTAGCAATAAGCTGGGGTTTGTAAGCTtcaagtgtgtctgtgtattaaAGCGGTTCCTACCTCTGAATACTAATAGTTAATACTTAGGTTTACCAGTAGAGGGCACAACGCATCCCAGGAGAAGCTGAATGACGTATGTGAACTTCGTGTAGACCTGGCTTGGAACAGAACCGGTACCACCTCTGCAGGAGTGCAGTAGGTGTGACCCGGAATCAGACTTAGAGCTTCTCAATGTACAAATACTGTTGGAATTGAACTAAGCAACGAAGATTTGTCAATAAAAACTTATGAAGTAAATAAAAACTATTTGGCCTTCACGTAATTAGAATTGATCTTAACATTCTCTTTCCTGTGGAtctttttttcatcatttttcaaatattttcttCACAGAGGTGTCCGGCCTAAAGATTCGAAACAAGCTTCTGGGTAAATGTCTGCAGGCCCATGGAGGAACTGCGGCGGGGAGAGTCTCTCTGGGGGAATGCAGCCCATCTTCACCCTCACAGCAATGGCGTTGGCTCCCTGGGGGCCGGGCTCTTAGCAATCAGCACACGGGTGAGTGTCTGAGTGCGCCAGGGGGGCAGGACGGAGGTGTTTACCTGCAGCCGTGCATCTACAAGGCTGGTgatggagcggcggcggcggcgtctgacagggagagcagcagccagacGTGGTCGTGCTCCAGGAAGGGCCACCTCACCCTGATGGGGCAGCGGCTGCACCTCAGTGCCACACAGCAGTCCACGCTGCCCATCCTTTCTCAGGAACACACGCAGGTGAAGCTACTTTCATAACAGATGGTTCTTCATATGACTAAGCATCCCGGTACTTAAACCAGATCTGCTCGATATCCAAGATTAATGATCAAATATACATGagataatttatttaaatattaggCTCTTAGAAGTCTCGGATCGCTGGATGTGTCTCGTGTTTGTGAGCAGGGCAGCAGATGGCAGTCACTTGACACCAAGACGTTATGCCATGGGAGAGACAGCAAACACAGCCAACCTCACCCCTCTCTGGGAAACCCAGTGGAACCTGAGGTTTCTCCAAGTGCCATTTCTgatgaacacaaacaggctgaacAATGTAAGGAACAATGTTTTCATACCACTAAATAACTCCAAACCCCGAGCTGTGACATCCAAACGCCGCTGGAATTTAGGTGGTGACTGAAGTATTTCTACACCGTGACGTTAAGTAACTGTTTGGCCGGTACAAGCGGGCCAGCAGGGGTCCGACGGGACCAGAGTGAAACTGACAGACGAGCACAACAACAGTAAAGGCACACAACTCTTAGCGGTTTGATGCGGTTTGATGCCTTTTGATGCGGCCGTGAGAGGAAACCAGACCACAGATTGAACGGAAGGGTAATGGCTAGAGATGGTTTCAGAGAGACAGCCACATCTAAGTGCCGTGCATTAGCACAGCCATAGCATTGTTTGTGTGGTTGAATTGTGCAAAATAGCACTAACATTAAAAAAGCAAGCTTTTGTATTTCAACATGATTCAGTTTGAGCAACAGTCTGTTCTCCCATCAAGAACCTACGCTGACTGAAACCAAACTTGGGTTTTGAGGCTTAAATAAAGCTCACTTCAttgttttttcctccccttccaGTTGAGCATATAATGAGCATGGAGATCACGGAAACATATCCTGTAATGAATCAGACTCTTTCATCCATGAACATCAAATCTTCTGCTGATCCCACCATGATTTTCTTCAGTATGGACTATGGTAAGAAAGAGAAGATATGCCCAGAATGTTTGAAACTGCCACACATTATATTAATCCAGGAGCATCACTACCTCTTTTACGATTTTACGATCATGCATGTAGACAAAACCTGAAAATTCCCCGCAGTAGATTAGAGTAAACTTCTGTAAATACGTTTACATTTTCTACCGCTAGGTGGCGGCAGACGCACAAGAAACAGCAAAGTTCTAGTGGGTGTGTGATGTTAACAGGAGGttctgagtgtttttttttttttttgcaggatcAGGGAACAAATGTATGAACAGGAAATATATCTTAGAGAGCGGTGAACGTGTTTATATGTGGGTTTACACTATCACTGTTGTCCTGTCCCTGTATGTTTGCAAAGGAATGGGCTGGAAGATAACCATGCTGGTCCTCAGCTCTTTGGGTCTGGTCCTGGGAACGGCCATTCTAATCCTTAACGTTTACTCCAATAGGTGAGGGTCTAAGCATAcacatcatatatatatatatatataaattaacaTGCATTTTAGAAAAAAGGATTGTTTCTCATTAGCTCATTTGATATATTTTTATGTAAGATGCCCCTTTAATATGGTTTAATGTGACAACTTGTGTAATAAAGTGaagaacaaacagctgcacgTAATACGACATTTTGGCAAAAGCGTTTCAAAGACCTCTGGTTCTAAGTAAATTAACAGAAACCTCCAGCCAGCGTCTGTATTTTCTGTCTCGCGTTCCCAGAAGGAAGAAGGTGGTGTGTGTCCTGAAGTCGTACAAGCCCCGGCCAGAGACGAGCGTCGCCGGCTCCCCGGCGCCCAGCGAGAGGGCCCCGCTGACGGAGCACGCCATGCGccccccccgctcctccccCACCGCGCAGCGAGGGGAGATCCTGATCGAGTGGAAGGACGGCAGCGTCACTCCTCTGTATGAGGCCTGAAGTGCGTGGGGCTGAAACGTCTGACAAATACAAGCAAAGGGAGGCCTGGCGTGAAAACAAGAACCGAGCAAACTGGTTAATGGGTTAATGACTTACTCACGCCTGTTTCATAACAGATTTAGCTGCCAGCAGAGGATAAGAGAAGTTAAGTGTGGGTTGTAGGGTGTCAGTTGGAGATTTGAAGGACTGCATGCAGTGTGTTGTCAGCACTTAATCTGTAGCTTAGTGGGACTGGATAAATTAGGTTACTAATCTGTGTGTGTCAAAGGCTGAACTTTATGAAGTTATGACCACGACGTAACAGTTTGATAACAGACACTTGACTCCCACCCACAATATTAGGACTGTTCGGCTAATAATCTAATCCCAAGAAACACTCATAAAGGGTGTGCTTATAATTTATCTTTATTTAGactgaaacataaaacatttcagTATAAACTAGTTCGTAGCAGAAATGACACTGTGCCGATTACGTAAACTGTGCACTTAGAATTTACTGCTTTGTTGTTGGTGCAACAGCTGCTCACAAAATAACTCACTTTCTCTGTTTTGTCCCTGTTTGTGGCAACGTAGTGAACTACCAATTAGTGTTAAATGAGTTTGTAACTGTGAGTGTGGTAATAAATTGAGAAACATCGACGGCACATGCTGTTTGTGCAGACAACCTGTTGCACCGTGTCTTTTTTCTGGATAATGTTGATCCATTTAACATTGGCCTGTGGCACAGAATCTTTCGGCAGGATGAGTCTCTGATTTTTTCTGTTCTGGGGAGAGGCCGGGTGTTGCTGGGTGGATTCCTTGAATCGGTCCTTTTTTAACAATAAGACACAGACATGTGTCTGGACAGGAACCGTGCGTAGCAGCATGTTAATCTGCCTCGTGGGTTCTTGTGCTTTTGCACCAAAGCCGGAGCTGACAGCTCGTCTCTCCCGCTGCTTGTTTATATGAGAGGACTCAAAGTATACGAACCCTGGAACTGAGACAGCATCCCACGCGCTTCCAAACCACACATCCACATTCCTGACAAgacaaacactttattttccttttctttcgtCTCTTTTTggtaaaagtaaatatttgGCTTCTACAATAattgtttaatgtttgttgAAGTGTTGGTGTCTTTCCTACTGTAGCTTCATCATACTTCATGCAGATCTGCGTGAAGAACAATGCGGCGCATATTTGGAacgtttttttctgttttggctTCGCATTCCCGTGCACCGCCTTTGAAACGCCACGGTGCTTTTAAGGCCGGAGTTCTGACCTACGCTCTGTAATTTGAGGGTGTTTGGATGCACGTTGTGTGAATGGTGCAGGAATCATAACCCTGTGATTGTCCCTCCGTATGGATGTGGACTCCCTCGGACGTCGGCACTCTGACTTTGTCTCGGGTCATGTCAAAACGCCTCCCTGTTCAAACACTGACAGGCTCCTCTACACGCACGCAGgcatgtctgtctgcaggtgggGCCGAGGGGGGTGGGAGCGACCTGTATACATAGGAGTTGATTGTGAGAAGTCTGACTCAGCACCTCTGTACCTGGAGGGTCATTTGTATCTGATTTCCCAGCCGGGCTACAATGGGGGTTTCTGCCTGttagtgttgtttttgtgcagcaCTGATGATGTAATCTATGCTCTATACATGCGTCGTATACCGTTACTCTCTCTACTACGCTCACTGTGAATGAGTGAATCAAAGTATCTACATAAACAGGAGCGGTGCTGATGTTTGTCGTAGTGGAAGGTTATCGTACCTGAGCCCCGTCCTTGAACCGCCGGTGCCGTTTGGCTCTGTGAAGCCAAACATTCAGCTAGCGACCGTAAAGACGTCTAGAGGAGTGAGCTGTCGCAACAGATGAACGTCCTTCCTTTCCAGGAACGCGGGCCGCTCTGCGCGGAAGAAACTGTACGCTGTAGGAACACGTTTACTGGTTTTGTTCTCATCATCACGGTGAAGTGAATCGTACCTCTCTCTTATCATGAACGTCTGAGCTGAGCAATGTTTCTGTCAGAGCTGTGATTGGCCGTCTTAGTGTATACTTCATATACAGGTGTATCTCCACAGGTTGGAGCTTGCTGGTGGCTGTCGCTGGTTATCAGCCTGTCTGTTTGCGGGCGCTTATGTAAGCTGACAGGAAGTTCCAGATGTGGTGCATCGTACATGTCACTTATTTTATGACAGTGGCTTCAGAACTTCAAAGTAGGTAGAAGCTGTCACATGTTACTGACTCTTCCCTCAGGTTATTCATACTGTGTACAAAGAAGACCATTAGCCTTTCTGACTCTCCATCGCCAACTGTGACAAACGTTTACTACTCTGTAAAaacatgtgcctgtgtgtgtgttcgtgtgcgtaaccttggtctgtctgtctttctttctttctttctttctttctttctttctttctttctttctttctttctttctttctttctttctttctttctttctttctttctttctttctttctttctttctttctttctttctttctttctctctttctctctttctctctttctctctttctctctttctttcttccttcttccccctcatctctctctcctacaTATCCAtcatcttgtttttcctgtcaACGTGTATTCCACAGGACTGAGCTCTAACCAGGTGCAAATATTTTGGATCAGACTTGTGCTCTGTGAGCAGTGTGGTTCAGGGGATATAATACAGACTTTACAGGTATATTCAGCAGCAGATCATGTCATTATCAACCTGGTATGTGAAATGCTAAAGTAAAGTGATGCATAAAGCATACCAGCTTCTTTTTCAAATTTTGTGGAGTCCAAACGCGTAAAGAAAACATCTTTAAGCACTGTTTTGCTGTAACATGCTGGGGTACAACAGGTACAACAGGTTGGTTTATTCTTATCTATTTATTATCAGacacaaataacaaacacatttcCTCATACAGCCTGTAACCTGTGCACACGCCAACATCAAAACCAGGAGGTAAACAAGGGTCCACAGTCGTCCCAAATACTGGCTGCTAGATTTGAAGCCAGGTGAATCCCAAAATAATGATTCGACAATCTACAGGGTCAAATTGAACTGAAACAATATCTTGCAGGGCCTTAATACATCAAAGCTGATATAGTAGAATTCCACTGGAGCCCCAGGCAGCATGGTGTACCCAGCAAGATAGCTGCAGATAGAAAACACATGTGGGTGCTGCTGGAATTTTGCACCACTTGGTCTAATAACTGCATGTTGTGTGggtatttcttttatttattttaattctatAACGGACCATTAAGTCTGTTGGTTTTAGTGCAGTTGTTGCATGATTTATGAAACTTTTACCACGTTGCCAGTTGTGTAGATCAGGTATTCCATATGCCCCCAACACACTTCAGCAATTGGGAAAAAATCTGGCACTGACTCTTTGACAGCTTGTATAGTTATAAAGGTAAAAGCTTCTCTGATGCAGACTTTCACCTTTTGAAGAGGTAATCTGACGTGTTGCCTAATTATCCGCTGAGTCTGGCTGAGAGCTATTtgagatgctgctgtgtgttgaaTATGAAAGTATAGAATGCGGATTGAATTACCGAAGCTGAACTGGAGATAAGTCAGAAATGCTTCACTGACTGATTCAAAACGCGACTGCCAACACCGCAGCAGGAAAGAGTTATAGCATGAAAAAGTGAGGAATCTATGAATAGCTTTTGATCATCTGTACAATGTCAGCTTTAGAAATATAGATTTCTAAGATGAAGAGAGGATTTTGTTCCACACGTTGCGAGTGCTCTGTGAGATCTTTAAGTAAGATGACCTGCTAAGACCTGTAAGCGGTAGCTGTACAAAGCCACTATTAGTCTGTCAGAATCCAAACAGCCAGAGCATATTTTCCGCATTGTGTGACTCTCCGTAAATTCCCTCTTCAAAAATTAAACAGGGAGTGGGTGTCTTAAGGTGGATGAAGTGCGCCCACGTGTCTTCGTGTTCTTTGCTTGATGAATGGCACGAAGGCACGGCGTTCCGTCTGTTGGCATGAAGGGCCAGCGCTGCTCTGATTTATGCACTGACCAGTTCTGGCCTGCGGACGCTGAAGTATACTTGGAAATATAATGTATTCTAAAAATAGCTGCTCAAAATGCAGCTGTGCGCTGCGTAATGATGGAGCAAGACTTCTTTGGGAGCGTATAATCACTAttaaggctgtgtgtgtgtaaggatcACTGTGTTTAGCCTGGTTTCTCACTTAGATTTTCCCTTTTTGCACTGGACAACGTCACGCGTTgcaaaaacatacatttttgCATTTGACATGGTTTACGTTCCACTCACTGTCAAGTAAATGAGACTGAATAAACTATGTTGTGACCAAACATTTTTCTCAGAAAATGCTAATGAGTTTGACGACTTAATGCAACCACATTGAGTATTTGAAAGGGCTCCGTCGTAACCAGCCTGTTGGGTCTGAGCTAAGTGAGGCATGGACGGGATATGAAGCTCATTTTACAGTTTGTGGtaattgtttgttgactgaatTTGAATTGCCCCCAGAGGTGAGAAATGTTTGTGACGCAAAAAACAAAGTAGCAAGCCGTTCACATCAAACACACTcctgaaacaataaaaaacagaactTTATTGTGTTAATACAAAAGTATTTCCCCTCAGCCTTCGTACAAAATACAAACGTGCTCAGAGTCCAGTATAGCGCTCAGTCATACAAGAGGCAGGACGGTTAAAAAA
Above is a window of Betta splendens chromosome 9, fBetSpl5.4, whole genome shotgun sequence DNA encoding:
- the si:dkey-245n4.2 gene encoding uncharacterized protein si:dkey-245n4.2 codes for the protein MGRRLLCVCLLVCATVSEVSGLKIRNKLLGKCLQAHGGTAAGRVSLGECSPSSPSQQWRWLPGGRALSNQHTGECLSAPGGQDGGVYLQPCIYKAGDGAAAAASDRESSSQTWSCSRKGHLTLMGQRLHLSATQQSTLPILSQEHTQGSRWQSLDTKTLCHGRDSKHSQPHPSLGNPVEPEVSPSAISDEHKQAEQFEHIMSMEITETYPVMNQTLSSMNIKSSADPTMIFFSMDYGMGWKITMLVLSSLGLVLGTAILILNVYSNRRKKVVCVLKSYKPRPETSVAGSPAPSERAPLTEHAMRPPRSSPTAQRGEILIEWKDGSVTPLYEA